The following proteins come from a genomic window of Sander vitreus isolate 19-12246 chromosome 14, sanVit1, whole genome shotgun sequence:
- the vps45 gene encoding vacuolar protein sorting-associated protein 45, with the protein MNVTLAVKQYISKMIESSGPGMKVLLMDKETTSIVSVVYTQSEILQKEVYLFERIDSQSRDNMKHLKAICFLRPTKENVQHLIQELRRPKYSVYFIYFSNVISKSEIKALAEADEQEVVAEVQEFYGDFIAVNPHLFSLNLQGVARGRSWEPSMLARCTQGLTSVLLALKKCPMIRYQLSSDMSKRLAESVKQIITKEYELFDFRKTEVPPLLLILDRSDDAITPLLNQWTYQAMVHELMGLNNNRIDLSRVPGISRDLKEVVLSAENDEFYANNLYLNFGEIGTNIKNLMEDFQKKKPKDQQKLESISDMKAFVDNYPQFKKMSGTVSKHVTVVGELSRLVSERQLMEVSEVEQELSCQNDHSNAQQSVRRLLQNPRLSELDAVRLVMLYALRYERHSSSVLPALMDELSRRGVSEKHRRMVKSVVEYGGKRVRGSDLIEATDAVAITKQFFKGLKGVENVYTQHKPLIHDTLDQLIKGRLKDSQFPYLGPSSLRDRPQDIVVFTIGGATYEEALTVYNLNRSTPGVRIVLGGSSIHNTKSFLEEVMSATGHSGERAQGSGRHGSRR; encoded by the exons ATGAACGTGACGCTCGCGGTGAAGCAGTACATCTCCAAGATGATTGAGAGCAGCGGGCCCGGGATGAAGGTGCTGCTCATGGACAAGGAGACG accagTATAGTGAGTGTGGTGTATACTCAGTCTGAGATCCTCCAGAAGGAGGTCTACCTGTTTGAGCGGATCGACTCCCAGAGCCGAGACAACATGAAACACCTGAAGGCCATCTGCTTCCTGAGACCAACCAAG GAGAATGTGCAGCATCTGATCCAGGAGCTGCGGAGACCCAAATACAGCGTCTACTTCATCT ACTTCAGTAATGTGATCAGTAAGAGTGAGATCAAAGCTCTGGCTGAGGCCGATGAACAGGAGGTGGTGGCTGAAGTCCAG gagttCTACGGAGACTTCATCGCAGTGAACCCTCATCTTTTCTCCCTGAACCTGCAGGGGGTCGCCAGG ggtcgGAGCTGGGAGCCCTCCATGTTGGCCCGGTGTACTCAGGGTCTGACCTCCGTCCTGCTCGCTCTGAAGAAATGTCCCATGATCCGCTACCAGCTGTCCTCCGACATGTCCAAACGCCTCGCCGAGAGCGTCAAG CAAATCATCACCAAGGAGTACGAGCTGTTTGACTTCAGGAAGACGGAAGTTCCTCCTCTGCTGCTGATCCTCGACCGCAGCGACGACGCCATCACGCCGCTGCTCAACCAG tggACGTACCAGGCGATGGTCCATGAGCTGATGGGTCTGAACAACAACCGGATCGACCTGTCCAGAGTGCCGGGGATCAGCAGAGACCTGAAGGAGGTGGTTCTGTCTGCAGAGAACGACGAGTTCTACGCCAac aACCTGTACCTGAACTTCGGGGAGATCGGCACCAACATTAAGAACCTGATGGAAGATTTCCAGAAGAAGAAACCAAAGGACCAACAGAAGCTGGAGTCCATCAGCGACATGAAG gccTTTGTAGATAACTACCCCCAGTTTAAGAAGATGTCGGGCACCGTGTCCAAACACGTGACGGTGGTGGGCGAGCTGTCCCGGCTGGTGTCTGAGCGCCAGCTGATGGAGGTTTCTGAGGTGGAGCAGGAGCTGTCCTGTCAGAACGACCACTCCAACGCCCAGCAG aGCGTGCGCCGGCTGCTTCAGAACCCGCGCCTGTCGGAGCTGGACGCCGTGCGCCTCGTCATGCTCTACGCGCTGAGATACGAACGCCACAGCAGCAGCGTCCTGCCCGCACTGATGGACGAGCTGAGCCGCAGAGGAGTGTCCGAGAAACACCGCAGG atGGTGAAGTCGGTGGTGGAGTACGGAGGGAAGAGAGTCAGAGGAAGTGACCTCATTGAGGCAACAGACGCCGTCGCCATCACCAAACAGTTCTTTAAAGGCctcaag ggggtGGAGAACGTGTACACTCAGCATAAGCCTCTGATTCACGACACTCTGGATCAGCTGATCAAAGGCCGACTGAAGGACAGTCAGTTCCCCTACCTGGGACCAAGCAGCCTCagagacag gccTCAGGACATCGTGGTGTTTACGATCGGTGGAGCCACGTATGAAGAAGCTCTGACGGTTTACAACCTGAACCGCAGCACACCGGGGGTCCGCATAGTCCTGGGAGGAAGCAGCATCCACAACACCAagag tttccTGGAGGAAGTGATGTCGGCGACAGGTCACAGCGGCGAAAGGGCACAAGGAAGTGGTCGCCATGGCAGCAGGCGCTGA